The genomic region TTAGGATTGTCAAGTGTGACTGAATAGGAGTCCATGTTTATAGCCAATCACCAATCGGCGCTGATGCAGCAATCTCTTCCAGCATGTTTTTGCATCCCATAATACAACTACATTAACACACTGATTTGACAGGACTGAAAAGCTGTAACTGTAGTAAAGTATTGAAATTACAGAAGACTCCCTTGTAAAAAGTGAGAAGATATCTTCTGTCACAGGCAACCATGTCAATATGTGTAGAGACCAACTGTTTTTCAAGCAATACAACCATCTGACAACCATTACTTTCCAAGTGTTTATCTATCAAGTTACGTGGATATTAATTAAGATGAAGCCTCATTAAAAATATACAATTTATTAGAGATCCACCtttaaacatcaacaacaaaaaaagctgTAAGTATTGAAAACAACAATATGACCATTACAATAAGGACAACGTACAAACAACTACTTAGCAGCAACAGCTTATGAGAACCACAATCCTGttcttttcatttcattcactCAGCTTGGTTTTATTTTGCGGGGCTCTCCCTCAGGCCGGCGTGAGCTGGTCCAGTTTGTCATGGGAACGGTTGGTAAGATGGGCTTCCAGAATCTCCCCAAAGAGACCCCTCTTCAGAAGGTTGTATGCCATGGGCAACAGTTGACGGATCACTTTGTAAAAGTACTGTGCGGGAACATGCAAACACTAGAGTTACTTCTCATATTCTGCTGAAATTCATGATTTACTTATATGCTGTACTTGAGtttcatggaattttggaatcttatattgttgcggaacggaatcttttgttagaatgttcaaaattCCCCTGCTGAAGGGTTAATCTTTTCAGACCATGACGTATGGTACTTGTGAAACCAAGGTGAGAActaatgtatgcatgcatatttCTATATgaactcattgacacatacaACTTCAGCAAGTAATTAATGATGTCATAGCCACAGTCAAACTCATTTAGTCAACACCATTTCATTAGACACATTGACAACTCTATTGTTTTCAAACATACCCCTATAATATGTCTGCATGATTTATGTGCATTTTTAGAGGTACTTACATGAGACCCATAGCAAAAGAGGTCAATTCCCAGCTCATAGCCCATACCATAATCACACTCATCATTAGCAAACTGGACAAAAGTGATCATCTCCTGAATCGGGGCAAAAGCCTTCATCCTTTCCTCATCGTTTTTGGCCTCAGCTATTGCCTTGCATATCCTCTTTAGTCCAGCTAAGGTAATTCAGACAAACATCACTTATTAAGAGCACCACAATTCAAAATGGCTTACATCTACGTCAACCTGTTATTTAGACAGTCCAGCTACCTACCGTCCGTCTCTGGCAACTCCCTGTATCCAACGTCATTCTTGTCAACAGGAACTACAATGCCTGCTCCATGGAATGTCTTTGTGACCACCTATGACCATGCAAGCCATGGAGGAAATTACAGGTGGAATCTCCCACTAATTATCTGACCAAGGTTGAGGCATGTCTTATTAATGCTGGTTAACCTACTATGCTGATTCCATGTGTGAACTAACTATACATACACATTAGGATGCCATACCTTAATGCCATCTATTTTTATATAAATGAAAATTACCTTGCACTTATCAGTGCTACAGTATGAGCTACATTCAAAATGACAGAGAATGTGTCataatatcaaaataaaagtctagaATATCCTTATTTCAGCTGActagtatatactgtataccttCTTGTCTCTCAGCTTCATGCCTTTGGTTTTCTGCTCCAGAGGGAACCCCAGAGACTCTGCCGCCCCTCTCAGCTCCTCCTCCATATTCTGCAGGGCAGCTTCATCCTTCCTACCACCTCGCTCCTTCCTCTTCCTTGCCAGGAACAATCTGAGAGTCACGGTCATTAGGAAATAAGAGAGGGGGTATGAATCAATACCACACACATCTGCCCAATACACGAGGCCGATAGAGACTGAATTCACTGAAACACATACTGTGCTACTGCTCAAATGCCCGCCTGTTTACTTAATATCTATGCTGGATATGATCTCCACTAGCGGGCCAAATCAAAGCTCAAACATCTCTGATCCATAATGTTCCGTATCAGCTATTGGTAACATCCATGTGACTTAACTGGACTCATGATTCATGTCAAGGCCGTagccatgatgtcaacatttgGGGGGGTAAATCTGTGACGGGGTCTGGgggacccccaaacagaatttcaatacattgcatgaaaatatgcaaaaatatttataaaaatcaAAACAAGTCATTGGTGAAGTCAGTTAAGTAGGCATTCCAAACTTTCGATGGACATAGGCATGGACAGATTATGAGCCCCTGGGCACAAATGctaagaattaaaaaaataaaaacaaagtaaaaacttaaataatgacttctggtgagttttgtggaaagagaAGAGTAGGGTGTtacaaattcatcatttaaaccaGGGGTGCCCAATTTGACCTGCCCACGCTCTGTTCTATTAACTTAAAGACTGGTTGCAGTTCACTATCTGGCCACAGTTTAACATTGTTTTAGATGGGGCGATAAGGGTGGCGCTATTGAGCATCTGTCAGCGCAGATCCATAGTCATGATGATAAGAGTGAGGAGGGCTGATAATACATGTTCAACTTCAAATGTATGGAAACAAATTGTGTTGCACAAAAAGTTGatgaaaaaaaacatggtttccatttaaatatgtctccatatttattaataatgaaTTAATATTGATGCAAATAACTTTCTTCCAAGACATAGAATTGTTCCATAGGTTTTTCTTCAAAGATTTTGACTGCTTCAGATACACCGTATATTTTTACTGTTCAATATTGTTCAATCACTTTATGACATTAATAAAAGTAATGTAAACACAGTGCAATGACAAGCACCGTAATGAGtagtgtttttttaattatacaTACATTTCAATTTAATGGTCCACGACTTGAACAGTTTAGCCCACAGCACTCCACCCCGATTCATTGTTGGCCCTTGACGGGGAAGAATTTAGGCACCCTTGATTTAAACTAAAAGAGCACTAAGTTTCACTTTCGTTATCATGGCGAGAAAACAGGCTACTATATGGAAAATACATTGAAGTTCTCTGAGTCGGATCGGCTCCAAAAATTAATAGGGTTTTCTTAGCCTGTGgtacacctttccaccaagtgtTGTGAAAATTGTACCAGTACATTTTGCGATACTGTTGACAGACATACCGCACCGTagtatggtgcagtaaatggaaggtTTTGGTAGCGCGAAACCACCAGGGAAAAAGCACTCAGGGTTGTACTCTCTCTGGAACCATCACTAGGCTACTAATTTGCGTTAATTATGCTTGATTACATTTGCCAATGACCATTACAGATGGTGATgcttgttggtttcctgtagtatagtgttttttcttcatttatatatttttttatgtcaGCATATCTGAATACATGCCACATACATCACAATTCTAAAAGTCAACTGATTTAAGATGAACAGCTACTtttggatttaaaaaaaaataatctgcaTACTGTCTGATGGTAGATACTTACAGAACAGCTCCAAAGAGATTATCTCCCATCTGTGTGATGGAGCAGCCTTTCTTGGCCTCGTTTTCTCCAATAAAAACTGGTAAGGCTTCAGGAGAATCTCTGAAGCACAAACATTTCAACATTAAATTACTATTACTTAAATATTCAAATATCACATGAGgacagcagtgtttcccatacattgacttatttgtggcggcccaccacaatatcaacattgaccaccacacaatgattttccaggttgtactaaattgtgcttaaatctggttagcatcataaccacgctgtgctaatttgttaaaaacggttgttttcaagttaattctgcaaaccaaccaccacaaattgaattcaattctgtgggaaacactggacagGCATACTAAGAACTAAGATGATGTCCAACCTGAAGTAGCCCATGTGGTACTGGGTTTCAGCCCTTCCTTGCAGTATGGTCTGAAGCTCAGGTGGGTCATAGAAGTGCCTGCAGTGCAGGTGGAAGTTAGGCTGGGGGTTTGAGGAGGACTTGTGCCTTTCAGAGAGAATGTCAAAAGGCCCAACAAGCTGCAGTCCAAGAGTCTCTCTCAGGGCATCTTGTTTCAGTGAGAAATATAGAAGTATTCATGTTAAAACAGACCTCTCATCCCATTGCTCATCTCAACAACTAACTTCATGAATGAGATACATGAGTTACTAACAATAAATTAGCAACATACCCCGTGGACTTTCTGGTGACAGACGCTTACAGAAGTCCCAGAAGTGGTAAAAGTCGTCTGGCATGCGAAGCTTGTACAGCCGCTCCACTTCCTCCCTCACCTCTGCTGACACGTCACTAACAAGGGAAGCAGAGTCCTGTCCATCCTGTCCTTTACGCGGTTTCTTGGCGTCACCATTGGCTGAATCTGCATTCTGTGAACAGTGGAGAATTGTTAATCTATTATGTAAAAACGCATGTCCTTAAACTGTGATGCCCGACAAGTTAGAGCTTGAACGCTTGTAGCCTACATCCTCAAATATCTAGATACATGTTAATGTGCATGTTAGATGACGTTGGACTGTGGTGTGCATTCGGTGTCATAATACATAATAGcataaaat from Alosa alosa isolate M-15738 ecotype Scorff River chromosome 1, AALO_Geno_1.1, whole genome shotgun sequence harbors:
- the LOC125300268 gene encoding histone PARylation factor 1 encodes the protein MAGRGKRKPKSEPQNADSANGDAKKPRKGQDGQDSASLVSDVSAEVREEVERLYKLRMPDDFYHFWDFCKRLSPESPRDALRETLGLQLVGPFDILSERHKSSSNPQPNFHLHCRHFYDPPELQTILQGRAETQYHMGYFRDSPEALPVFIGENEAKKGCSITQMGDNLFGAVLLFLARKRKERGGRKDEAALQNMEEELRGAAESLGFPLEQKTKGMKLRDKKVVTKTFHGAGIVVPVDKNDVGYRELPETDAGLKRICKAIAEAKNDEERMKAFAPIQEMITFVQFANDECDYGMGYELGIDLFCYGSHYFYKVIRQLLPMAYNLLKRGLFGEILEAHLTNRSHDKLDQLTPA